The following proteins come from a genomic window of Bos mutus isolate GX-2022 chromosome 23, NWIPB_WYAK_1.1, whole genome shotgun sequence:
- the SAYSD1 gene encoding SAYSvFN domain-containing protein 1, translated as MEQRLAEFRAARKRAGLVAEPSTSSQSTQTSGEKAEAATTPKAPSGWLKRFLVWKPRPPSAQAQPSLAQGAAGPGGLESQPPWSPAEEAPPPPQPPPPQPLTPRDRSLLTSVTLLKVLLWLVLLGLFVELEFGLAYFVLSLFYWMYVGMRGPEEKMQGEKSAYSVFNPGCEAIQGSLTAEQLERELHLRPLPRR; from the exons ATGGAGCAGCGGCTAGCTGAGTTCCGGGCGGCCCGGAAGCGAGCCGGGCTGGTGGCTGAACCCAGCACTTCGAGCCAGAGTACACAAACCTCGGGAGAGAAGGCAGAAGCAGCTACGACTCCAAAAGCACCTTCAGGCTGGCTAAAACGGTTCCTGGTGTGGAAACCGAGGCCACCGAGTGCCCAGGCCCAGCCCAGCCTCGCTCAG GGAGCAGCAGGGCCCGGGGGCCTCGAGTCACAGCCACCATGGAGTCCAGCCGAAGAAGCCCCGCCACCGCCGCAGCCGCCGCCACCGCAGCCCCTGACCCCGCGGGACCGGTCTCTCCTGACCAGCGTCACCCTGTTGAAGGTGCTCCTCTGGTTGGTCCTGCTGGGGCTGTTTGTGGAGCTGGAATTTGGCCTGGCCTATTTTGTCCTGTCCCTGTTCTACTGGATGTATGTGGGGATGCGAGGCCCCGAGGAGAAGATGCAGGGGGAGAAAAGTGCCTACTCGGTGTTCAACCCGGGCTGCGAGGCAATCCAGGGAAGCCTGACCGCCGAGCAGCTGGAGCGAGAGCTGCACCTGAGGCCTCTGCCGCGGAGATAG